catccaaatcattgacatataacgtaaaaagaatcgatcccaacacagactcctgtgaaaCAACACTAGTCagcggcagccagtcagaaaaggctccctttattcccagtcttcacctcctgcctgatccatgctagagtctttcctgtaataccactggTGTGTAGctagttaagcagcctcatgtgtggcatcttgtcaaaggccttctgaatatctgagtacacaacatcaaccagttctcttttggctctatcctgctttgttacttcttcaaagagttccaacagatttgtcaggcaagattttcccctgaggaaaccatgctgactacagcctattgtATCATGTGTCTCTCAGTAACCtgacacctcatccttaataatcgatcccaacatcttcccaaccactcgtcagactaactgtcctataatttcctttcttctgcctctctccttccttgaaaagtggactgacatttgcaattttctagtcttccagaatcattccagaatttagtgattcttgaaagatcattactaatgcctccacaatctcttcagccgcaTCCCTCAGAATTCTGGGGTGTAcaccgtctggtccaggtgatttgtcTACTATCAGaacttttagtttcccaagaaccttctctctagtaatggtaacttcacacacccaGAACTTCCGCCACACTgctggtgttttccacagtgaagactgatgcaaaatacttattcagtccaTTCGCTATTTCATTgttcccccatcactacctctctggcatcattttccagcggcccgatatccattctcacctctcttttacactttatgtatctgaaagaacttttggtatcctctttaatattattggatagcttacatctttaccttcttaatgactttattCGTTGCCTTTGGTTGgtatttcccaatcctctaacttcccaccaattttCACTCTATTGTaagccttctctttggcttttatgttggctttgatttctcttgttagccaaggttgtgtcacctttccttttgaatatttcttcctctttggaatgtatatatcctgtgccttccaagttgcttccagaaattccagccattgctgctctgccgtcatccctgccagtgttcttttccaatcaattctgaccaactcctctctcatgcctctgtaatttcctttactccactgtaatactgacacatctgacttcagcttctccctctcaaatttcagggtgaattagatcatattataatcaccttttctttcttttcaaatctttttattgtatatatataggaaaaataacaagagtacatcgaagtaacaacacttacaatgcctcaaaaaaaatcatcttaaagattgaaaacaaaatattgtgataacaaaaaaaacctactgagcaggaaagtgagaaaaaaaaaagagaacccattaggtgtacaaccccggattCGTGCGtgatacaaaaagcttctaaaaataaacatcaaaccgccagcaagaaaagaaaatatactaaaagagtttacaattagatcatggaaaaattatatcaattacctcaaatgataataacgagcaaatgagccccatcttttctcaaaatcaaataaaggttcaaaggttcgacttctaattttctccagactaagacatagcatcacttgagagatccattgtgacaaagtgggagctgatgtatccttccacttcaacaaaatggccctcctagctatcaatgtaacaaatgcaataacatgttggtcagacacagaaataccatgaatattttgaggaactattccaaaaagcacagttaatttattaggttgtaaattaattttaagtgctttagaaattgttgagaaaaccgacttccagaactgttccaatatagaacaagaccaaaacatatgtgtcagtgtagctatctcagttttacatctatcacaatgactatcaacattaggaaaaattttagaaagtctctcctttgtcaaatgataacgatgtacaatgttaaattgaatcagtgaatggctagcacaaattgaagaagagttaaccaacttcaatatccgcatccagTCCTCCgccataaaagtcaaattaagttccttttcccaatcctgtttaatcttagacaaaggacgcttatcccattgtaataataaatcataaattcttccaatagaacccttaatcaaaggattcatactcataatagtatctaacaggatGAATATATAATATTAAGTAGTCTtcgaacatttgaaaaggaataacgaccctttataaagcctgtttgatctttacaaataattttacccaaaatattctccaaccgattggccattatctttgacaagaTCTTAATCACTTTTCCCTCAGGGTTCTtgtaccttaaactccctaatcaattccagttcattgcacaacacccagtccagaatagctgatcctcgagtgggctcaaccatgatctactctaaaaatccatctcatagctactctagaaattcctcctcctggaatcccacaccaacttgaatttcccaatctacttgcatactgaagtcccccatgaccattgtaatattgcccttttggcatgcattttctatctcccattgtaatttgtagaccacatccttattaCTGTTTGGCGATCTGTGtacaactcccattagggtcttttcacccttgcagttccttagctctatccacaacgatTCCATGCCTTCCGACCCCATGTCAccaaatgatttgatttcattttttaccaacagagccacgccgCCCCCTCTGCCACCCTGAGTACCCCCTGTCCGCCCCTTCTGCtattcttttgatacaatgtgtatccttgtatcctttcaatacaacgcgtatccttggacattcagctcccagctataatctttcagccatgattcagtgacgcctacaacgtcatacctgccaatctgcaactgtgctgcacgttattctgtacactgcacaaattcagatacaacaccttcagtcccatATTCATCCCTTTCAATTCTGTTGCTCCAGgcccaaccttttgattcctgactttgtctgaggtcttaccaagtTGTGggtccacaacctctccactaactgttccagCAATCGGGTCCCTTTCCCCCTGCAGCTATAGTTTGaatcccaccatgcagcattaacaaacttcCCCGCTCGGATATTAGTCTCTCTCCAGTTCAGGTCCTACTTTCcccggaagagagcccaatgatccaaaaatcttattcctcccaccccccacaccaactccttagccatgtattaaactgtataaccttcctagttctggcctcactagcacatggcacgggtagcaatcctgagatcacaactctgaaggtcctgccctttaagtTCGCACCCTGAatttaactccctgaactcctgaTGCAGAACCTCCTCATTCATCCTACCCTCATCATTGGCACCCACGTGGACCATGACTCCcggctgttcactctcccacttaaTGTTGGGAactcgatccaagatgtcccggatcctggtacctgggaggaaacataccatccgggaatcacattctcacccacaggaccccctttctgttcctctaactgacgagtcctctatcactacattgtgcctcttctccccttcccttctgagtcacagagccagtgtgactttcctctgttgtGTCATCTCCTCCGACAGTATCCAAAAGTGCTATACCTGgttttgagggggatggccacaggggtactctgtactggctccttaacccctttcttcttcctgactctcacccagtttcctgcgtCCTGCCCCTTGGGTGTAACtgtctctctatatgtcctatccctcagcctcccgaacgatccagagttcatcccgttccagctccaactccttaacgcagaCGGTGGATCcaattgaagtcccctcctctccaacCTTCCAATGTCTggattggctgctggtcaaagGTCAAAGAGAGGGAGTTTGGAAGACAGGGAggaacccggggggggggggggggggaatgttgcGGTCAGCAAAATTTGGGAGGTagttgatgaggagggagagaggggtggggagtgtgtgttcagggacagggacagggacaggggTCTATGTTCCAAATCGGTGGGGCTGGGTGTTTGTAATGGATGCCAATAGAAGTGTGGAGATGAAGGCAGGAAATGAGTGGGGCATTGCTGGTCTGTGTGGGGATGATAGCTGGGCTGTACTTGTCTCTGCTGGTCTCTGTGCCTGTCTGTATAGGGATGTGTTGAATTCTGTTGGTCGCTGGTGCTCTGTGTGGGGTGCTGGTTTCTGTTGGTCTCTGCTGGTCTGTGTGGGGATGTGCTGGTTTCTGTTGGTCTCTGCTGGTCTTTGTGGTGATATGCTGATTTCTATTGGTCTGTATGGAGATATGCTGGTTTCTGTCGGTCTTCGCTGGTCTTTGTGGGGATGTGCTGGTTTCTGTTGGTCTCTGCTGGTCTGTGTGGGGATGTGCTTTTTTATTATCTCTACTGGTCTGTGTGGGGATGTGTTGGCTTCTTTTACTCTCTGCTAGTCTTTGCGGGGATGTGCTGGTTTCTGTTGGCCTCTGCTGGTCTGTGTGGGGATGTGCTGGTTTCTGTTGGTCTCTGCTGGTCTGTGTGGGGATGTGCTTTTTTATTATCTCTACTGGTCTGTGTGGGGATGTGTTGGTTTCTTTTGCTCTCTGCTAGTCTTTGCGAGGATGTGCTGGTTTCTGTTGGTCTCTGCTGGTCTTTGCGGGGATGTGCTGGTTTCTGTTGGTCTCTGCTGGTCTGTGTGGGGATGTGTTGGTTTCTTTTGCTCTCTGCTGGTCTTTGCGGGGATGTGCTGGTTTCTGTTGGTCTCTCTCGGTCTGTGCGGGATGTTGCCCATCGCTTTGCTGAACTGTGGTCGACATGGTTGTTTGCGCTGTGGTCTTTTGCAGATGTCTCTCACATTCGAATACGATGACGAAGATAATGTCAGCCTGCCGGATTTTTCTGTCTTCCCTACACCCTGCGAGAAGAATGAGGTGCAGATGATGGTCGGCCTGCTGCAACCCTGCATCTACTCGCTGGTGTTCATTCTGGGCGTGCTGGGGAACGGCCTGGTGCTGGTGACGTACATCTACCACCAGCGCCTGCTGGCCATGACGGACGTGTACCTTCTGAACCTGGCCAGCGCCGACTTCTTCTTCGTCTTCAGCCTCCCCCTGCTGGCGGCCAGCTCGCGGCTCGGCTGGGTTTTCGGCTCCTTCCTCTGCGTGCTGGTGCGGATGCTGTACAAGGTCAACCTATACAGCGGCCTGCTGCTGCTGATGTGCGTCAGCGTGGACCGCTACTTCGCCATCGTGTGCGCCACCGCCGCGCACAGGCTGCGCCTCCAACACCTGCGCTACAGCCGCCTCATCTGCCTGTCGGTCTGGATCTGCTCCTTTCTGCTCTGCCTGCCGGAACTCATCTACACCAAGGTGGACAGGCATCCCACCGAACCCGTCAGAATCTGCATGGACGGTTACCCGGAGGAGCTGGGCATCCTGATGCGGGTGGCCACCCCGGCGGCGCAGGCGGCTCTCGGCTTTCTCCTGCCGCTGCTGGTCATGGCCTTCTGCTACTCGGTCATCATCAAGACCCTACTGCAGGCCCGCAACTTCGAGAAGCACAAGGCCATCCGCGTCATTCTGGCGGTGGTGCTGGTCTTCGTCCTGTCGCAGGCCCCCTACAACGTGCTGCTGCTGCTGCGGGCGGCCGGCGGCGGCGGCCTGACCTGCGAGGAGAGCAAGCGCCGGGACGTGGCCCTGCAGGCCGCCAGCTGCCTGGCCTACACCCGCTGCTGCCTCAACCCCATCCTCTACGCCTTCGTCGGGGTGAAGTTCCGGAGCAACCTGGCGAGGCTGGCGCGGTGCCGGGGCTGCCGCTGGCCGAGAGCGGGCGTGTCGGCTGCGGGCAGCCCGAGACGGATATTCACACTGAGCACGGACACCAGCAGCATCATGACTGTGTAGATACCGCccgaccccccaccccacccaccctcgACCCGTATCACAGCCGCCGGGCTCTCGACAGAGTCGCGGCC
The sequence above is drawn from the Mobula birostris isolate sMobBir1 chromosome X, sMobBir1.hap1, whole genome shotgun sequence genome and encodes:
- the LOC140191833 gene encoding C-C chemokine receptor type 7-like: MSLTFEYDDEDNVSLPDFSVFPTPCEKNEVQMMVGLLQPCIYSLVFILGVLGNGLVLVTYIYHQRLLAMTDVYLLNLASADFFFVFSLPLLAASSRLGWVFGSFLCVLVRMLYKVNLYSGLLLLMCVSVDRYFAIVCATAAHRLRLQHLRYSRLICLSVWICSFLLCLPELIYTKVDRHPTEPVRICMDGYPEELGILMRVATPAAQAALGFLLPLLVMAFCYSVIIKTLLQARNFEKHKAIRVILAVVLVFVLSQAPYNVLLLLRAAGGGGLTCEESKRRDVALQAASCLAYTRCCLNPILYAFVGVKFRSNLARLARCRGCRWPRAGVSAAGSPRRIFTLSTDTSSIMTV